The following proteins are co-located in the Schistocerca nitens isolate TAMUIC-IGC-003100 chromosome 2, iqSchNite1.1, whole genome shotgun sequence genome:
- the LOC126236215 gene encoding cuticle protein 21 isoform X5, producing MACKLIVLAAFVAVARAGYLGAPAVVAPGAPLAARAYAAPVAYAAPTLRAAPVAYAAPALRAAPLAVAPAVRAAPVAVAAPAAVAAEYDPNPQYSYAYNVQDALTGDSKTQQESRNGDVVQGSYSLVEPDGSIRTVDYTADPVNGFNAVVHKEAGAHPAPVVAKVAAPVAYAAPAYGKAILG from the exons ATGGCCTGCAAG CTGATCGTCCTCGCCGCCTTCGTGGCCGTGGCCCGTGCCGGCTACCTGGGAGCCCCTGCGGTGGTCGCCCCCGGCGCTCCTCTGGCTGCCCGCGCCTACGCCGCCCCCGTGGCGTACGCCGCCCCCACTCTCCGTGCTGCCCCCGTGGCCTATGCCGCCCCTGCCCTGCGCGCCGCCCCCCTTGCCGTCGCCCCCGCCGTGAGGGCCGcccccgtcgccgtcgccgcccccgccgcaGTGGCCGCCGAGTACGACCCCAACCCCCAGTACAGCTACGCCTACAATGTGCAGGACGCCCTCACCGGTGACTCCAAGACCCAGCAGGAGAGCCGCAACGGTGACGTCGTCCAGGGCAGCTACAGCCTGGTCGAGCCCGACGGTTCCATCCGCACCGTCGACTACACCGCCGACCCCGTCAACGGCTTCAACGCCGTCGTGCACAAGGAGGCCGGCGCCCACCCCGCCCCCGTCGTCGCCAAG
- the LOC126236215 gene encoding cuticle protein 21 isoform X2, translating to MACKLIVLAAFVAVARAGYLGAPAVVAPGAPLAARAYAAPVAYAAPTLRAAPVAYAAPALRAAPLAVAPAVRAAPVAVAAPAAVAAEYDPNPQYSYAYNVQDALTGDSKTQQESRNGDVVQGSYSLVEPDGSIRTVDYTADPVNGFNAVVHKEAGAHPAPVVAKVAAPVAYAAPAIAKVAAPVAYAAPAYGKAILG from the exons ATGGCCTGCAAG CTGATCGTCCTCGCCGCCTTCGTGGCCGTGGCCCGTGCCGGCTACCTGGGAGCCCCTGCGGTGGTCGCCCCCGGCGCTCCTCTGGCTGCCCGCGCCTACGCCGCCCCCGTGGCGTACGCCGCCCCCACTCTCCGTGCTGCCCCCGTGGCCTATGCCGCCCCTGCCCTGCGCGCCGCCCCCCTTGCCGTCGCCCCCGCCGTGAGGGCCGcccccgtcgccgtcgccgcccccgccgcaGTGGCCGCCGAGTACGACCCCAACCCCCAGTACAGCTACGCCTACAATGTGCAGGACGCCCTCACCGGTGACTCCAAGACCCAGCAGGAGAGCCGCAACGGTGACGTCGTCCAGGGCAGCTACAGCCTGGTCGAGCCCGACGGTTCCATCCGCACCGTCGACTACACCGCCGACCCCGTCAACGGCTTCAACGCCGTCGTGCACAAGGAGGCCGGCGCCCACCCCGCCCCCGTCGTCGCCAAGGTGGCCGCCCCcgtcgcctacgccgcccccgccatcgCTAAG